A window of Castanea sativa cultivar Marrone di Chiusa Pesio chromosome 1, ASM4071231v1 contains these coding sequences:
- the LOC142605342 gene encoding uncharacterized protein At4g14100-like — protein MHIIPFYKEKTKISKNNNSNMKLNPLSLASLILLLVSPSIECVGSTSTPTPLPWPEQFHALLYMNLSSSRLQMSDLWYDWPRGRNVNIFQKQLGELLYDIEWNNGTSFYYTLGAQGTCKVTEFEVGIPRPDFLDDANYLGTSVTDGFYCNVWEKVDFIWYYEDVQTRRPVRWDFYDGISTHVITFEVGAVLQDSLSQAPAYCFSQEREKL, from the exons ATGCACATTATCCCCttctataaagaaaaaacaaaaatctcaaaaaacaaTAACTCAAATATGAAACTCAATCCACTCTCCTTAGCCTCTCTAATCCTACTTCTTGTGAGTCCTTCAATTGAATGCGTTGGTTCAACTTCAACCCCAACTCCCTTGCCATGGCCAGAGCAATTTCATGCACTTCTTTACATGAATTTGAGCTCATCTCGTCTCCAAATGAGTGACCTATGGTATGACTGGCCAAGAGGCAGAAACGTGAACATATTTCAGAAGCAACTAGGTGAGCTTTTATATGATATTGAGTGGAACAATGGCACTTCGTTTTATTATACACTTGGGGCACAAGGGACATGTAAGGTTACAGAGTTTGAGGTGGGTATTCCTAGGCCTGATTTTCTTGATGATGCCAATTACCTTGGAACTTCGGTCACGGATGGGTTTTATTGCAACGTGTGGGAAAAGGTAGATTTCATTTGGTACTATGAGGATGTCCAAACTAGGAGGCCAGTTCGGTGGGATTTCTATGATG GAATATCTACACACGTAATTACATTTGAGGTTGGCGCAGTACTGCAAGACTCATTGTCACAAGCACCTGCTTATTGTTTCAGTCAGGAACGTGAGAAATTGTAG